The Pyrus communis chromosome 5, drPyrComm1.1, whole genome shotgun sequence region GAAGCTGcattctttgaaaaccataagggCAAAATTAACCGAACAACTCGATTTTATGGGTTTCTTGGGTTGGACAAACCTTATCAACTCGAACTTATGCTCAAATTTTAGGCAATTTGATAAATTGAGTAAACATGGACTTGATTTCTTAACCCGAACAAAAAGGCAGGTAACTCAAGCAACTGGATATAAATATATGGGTTATTTACATACTATATTTTGTGTCAAACAGTAATTGTTCCTGATTTATCTTgttctttgtctagtttaactATAGATATAACGAAAGGATTGAAGATGATTGAAATGTATTGATTACCATAACTACTTAGGTAaacagccattcacatttagtACCGAGGTAAACAGCCACTCACatttgttcattttagttaTACAAGATTTtttcgtaattttttttttgcaatctGCTCAGCAGCTTAAGTACTATAATTTGGAAACTGGAGAAAGTCTCTTGGGCATATACATACCCCCCAGGGGCTACTTCATTTCTTTAACTTCCTTATTCAGCCAAACCGTTCATGTCCACCCCGAAATAAGAATCCTTGGGTACAAATAGATTTGTCATGTGTCCTAATAAAACCACCTTGTAAGGGGTTCGTCCTTAAAATTCATACACCAGTTTGGGAtattctgtttttcttttttaatgtgGGAAATTCTAAGGTGTAACAATCTTATATTTGGAGCataattttgatttatttattttgggaaataaatatCAGGGGTTCTATTAGTTGTTCCTCTGGATCTAGCAATAACTCCGATGAGAGTTTTGCAAGACCCTCTTCTTGGACCAGAATGTAGAGCAATGTTTGAAGAAGGAGATGTAGATGATAGGTTCTTGATGATCTTATATCTCACAGTGGAGCGCCTCCGCAAGAATTCTTCTTGGAAACCGTATGTATAGATTTCATTTTGTTGAATTATCAAAACCAAAATTTCTCACTTCTTTGGTAGTTAAGCTTCTCTTGGGTGGAAGATAACATCAGGTACCTTGATATGCTTCCGACCACTTTTGGCAATCCACTTTGGTTTACTGATGATGAGCTTTTGGAGCTAAAAGGGACAACATTGTATCGAGCAACGGAACTGCAGGTAAAAGATTTTTGGGCATCTGGCCATCATATTTAAATAGTCAAATGTAGGTTGTATATACACATGCCATCTGACGTGGGAAACTCCATCCAATGATGGCTTGTTATGGTTCTTCTAAGATGGTGAAAGGTATAGATAATATGTACAATATGTTTTAGAAAAATTTGCTTATGACATGCCAGCAaatgcttttaatttttaacgaGTATTCAGGTGCGCAGCAGACTTTTAAGTTGGAGTTTAATTTTTGTGATATTGGTGCTATCATTTGTTGGGATTTTAGGTTAAATTTGTATTGATGTTCATGCTGGAAATTATATGTATATGGTATCACAACTTTTTCACTCTAAGCTCATTTGGCTTCCCAGCAAGCATGCCAaagttttgtttgatttatatgGTTTTACAAAGTATCTAGATGtcaattttgatatatagttcTGTCAAATAGGGTTTAAGTAGTAATATATCTGACCAAGGATGGGTTTATCTTACAGAAGAAAAGCTTGGTGTCTTTATATGATAATAAACTGAAGGCTCTGGTGAAGAAACTGTTAACTCTGGACAGGGATTTGGAAAGGTGTGTAAATATATTTTAGAAATCACAGATGTAGCGTATGATACGAATGATTGGTTTAGAAATAATTAGTTCCATTCTTTTCTTGTGGTGCTTGTCGTGCCCAGTCTTGTGACTATTTCCTAACTAGTGTTGGATCAACAAATATATAGCAGCTGTTGAAATCTTGTGAAAGTTTGGTTAACTGGAAAACATTATTTGGTTATATAAGACTATTAGAATGTAGACCGCAATTTATCATGGAATCTATCCAGTTGGTGGACATATGAAGCTTCATAGTTTTTTCATCATTTAGTATTCCGGTATCTGCATGCTTATGCTACTGTCAATGAATTGATCATCTCTTTAATGGTCAGACTCTTGAAATATGGTATCTTATGGCAGACTGTCCAATTTTTTCATGCTATTAAGCATTCCATTGTCATTATGTTACAAGTGAATGAGGCGTATACTCTTGTAAGATGCTATGTAAAATTGCATGTAGAACAACATTCAGAAGGATAGACATTCGAATAAGTTATATGCATCCTAAGAATTTACTATGATTAATTACTGATCCTATACAATAcctgttctttctttttcagaGATGTGTGCTTTGAAGATTTCCTCTGGTAGGTACCATCTTTGCAAATAATcaaatgatttttaaaattgaatccTCTCCTTAATAATGTCTTCATGGTGCTTTAGACTTTGTTCCTTATGTTTTACAATTGCTGTCATGCTAGGTCAAATTCTCTTTTTTGGACCCGTGCTTTAAACATTCCCCTTCCATATTCTTATgtatttcccaaaattcaagAAGGCAGTGCTTCAGATGGCAAAAATATTGAGGTTTCTACTAATATTTGCAAAGAAGAGTTGGTTAATGGCAAAGATGAAAAAGGTTAGGTCAATTTTTTCCCGTCACTAATTTCTCATGCCAAATCTTCAGATATACTTTATTAGTGTGTACTAGGTGCTTGATTTGGTATTTGTTGATACAAAATATTTCTGTTTATTCGAACATTAGTGATTTCTCTATTTAGGATGTCATGTTGAAGGGGTTGATATTCCAGTTAGTAAAGTGACATCCACGCCTAAACAAAAAGAGACTGTCTGGGTTGAGGGTCTTGTTCCTGGCATTGACTTTTGCAACCATGGTATGCCAGTTGCTTATCAAGCGTTTGGAGAGTCTTTATTCTGTAAACCTTGCTGAAATATGTGGCTCTTCAGATATAAAGGCAGCAGCAACATGGGAAGTTGACGAAACTGGATCGATAACTGGAGTTCCTAATTCTATGTATCTTCTCTCGGGTAGCATTCTCTTAATATCAGtttctcctttttcctttttccttttctagcTGAAAAGTAACTGCGTATTTAATTACACACTCATAATATCTTATATTCGTTTCATAACACAAGTTTATCTCATCGTGGCTGTTGCTATTGAATTTTTGCAGTACTTGTTGTCACTTCTTCTATCTTTTTATATTTAGCAGAATTTTAATCTCATTACATAAAAGTATGTAAATGTGACAGTTTCTATGACTTGTTACTATacttgttttcttggtttcagggataattatacTTGTTTTCATTTCTGTTCTTTGGTCTAATTAGCTAGGCTGTTTTACTTACCATGATATTCTCTCTCTTCAATTGGAAAGCTGGACAACCCTTGCAGGTTGACGCAGAAATTTCCATAAGTTATGGTAGCAAAGGGAACGAGGTACAGTCTGGTGTCTcgtatttttttcctttgtttctgATACCGAAGTTACTTTTAACATTGTAGTTCTCGTACTCTGCATACCTCCTAACAGGTGCCACCAGACTCGGCCTTCATCCTAGTAACTTACATAATCTCGTCAAAATGGTTGCCTGTATTGCATTGAATGTCAACATTTTCATGCATTGAGCATACATTCTTACTTAGGCCTATGAGTCCTACTGATTTCACTTAGTTCTGGCGTGCCATCGTTGTTTATTTGTTCAGAAATCTTATTTTTCCAGTTTAAATTGACGAAACTACTTTTTCTCTGCTATCCCATATCTTGTTTTCCTGATCCATTTTATCATTTAAAAAGCTCGATCAACTTTCTGAGTCCGAGCCCTTGTCTGTGTTTGATGCAGGAACTACTTTATCTGTATGGTTTTGTCCTTGATGGTAATCCAGATGACTATCTCATGGTAGTGCCTCTATGTTGGAATATCTTGTGACTTGTCTTGAATGCTCATTGGTTTCTTAAATTACTCGTTCACAATAGTAATAATGTCTTAAATATCCAGAGAACTAAATTCGACTCTATTTGATTTATTCAGGTTCATTATCCAGTAGAAGCCATTCAAAATGTTCCCTTTGCTGACTCGAAAGCACAGCTTCTCGAAGCACAGGTCAGCTATTGTCTGTTTCTGAATTTcattaagaaagaaaataagtaaCGCGATTGTAAATTTAATGGCATACACGgaaatatttcttattttttttgtttgtttccaaTGCAAATTTTGCTTCATTATTCATAAACCTGGTTGTTCACAGAAAGCTGAAATGAGGTGTCTGTTACCTAGAAGTTTTCTGGATCATGGCTTTTTCCCAGTAGGCAACTCAAATACTGAAGGAAGTGAGAAGTGCAAAATCGACCATGTATGCAGCTATAGTTGGAGTGGTCAGCGAAAGATGCCATCGTACTCGCACAGGTTGGTTTTTCCTGAAAGCTTTTTGACAGCCTTGAGGACTATAGCCATGACGGAGGATGAGCTATTTCAGGTTTCTTCGCTGCTGGAAGAGGTAACAGTTCTGCAGCTATGTATTTCCTTCCATCAAATACCTTTgccattttgagtttttgactttttagtcATGGTGTATACTACCTGTCAAGTGTCTAATTATATACTTAATATTGTTTCAATCGGCCTGAAGTTGCAATGCACATCTGTTTCGAATCATTTACTTCCCTGATTAATAtcctaattaaatttattttatcttgAAGCTTGTACAATCAAGAGAGGGGAGGCAACCATCTGATTCAGAAGTTCAAGCAGCAGTATGGGAAGCTTGTGGTGATTCCGGAGCTTTGCAAATACTCGTTGATCTTCTTAACATGAGGTAACTAGTAGGAACCATGTGTTATTTAGCAATGTATTAAGATCAACTTCTCAATCCGCATGCCTATATACATGCTACTTTTAGAAGAGTTGTATTATTAGTTGCCTAACCGGATTTCCAACACGCAAGGATGACGGATCTTCAAGAGTCTTCTGGTACAGAGGACAGCGACACCATTTTGCTTGAAAAGACACGTATTACTGAAAGTGCAAACCAGCAGAACGAGAACAATTTAAGGTACCATTTTCGCCAAAATGACTCCTCTCTCATGCAATTTAAGGTACCATCTTCGCCAAATTTTATTTCGGTGTTCATGAAAACTTAAGCTGCACCATGTTTATCGATTGAGGATGGTCAAAAATTGAGTGATTTTGGATGCAAACCCTAtttatcaactttttttttattgaaacttgGTTTcgattttttattgaagtcccTGAAATAAATGCgtatttctatgtaggttattataaattttaaattaaaatttgatatttgtagtcatttatattaatgagattttaaatatattccataatttgttgaaaatattaaaagaaattatacttaaataaaaccatgatttgtcattacttatattaatgacattttacatacaaaaaaattagtaatttttatatgatgcattttacatacaaaaagttggtacattttatacaaaaaatggTGATACGTTTTATATAATGGGTACATTTCATTTAGAAAaaaacaatgggtacattttacacaaaagagatggtacttacaaaaaaacaaaaaaaacggGTACATTTTTACATATAAGTTAACAAAGTGGTGCCTTTTTAAAGacaaatgggtacattattaataaattatgggtacaaataaaaggtcaaaaaaatatgagtacaaataaaagtttgaaaaatatggacacaaaaagaaattaatatatgggtacaaactaaagcTGAATAGAAAATTGGcacaatttaagaaaaaaaggttgcaaattaaaatgggtacaaactaaaaataaaaatatatgatacaaaatttagtcataaatataaatatatcaaatgtaacgtttctaacactaaatgaataattttgaaataaaatttaattatcttgatatgtaaaatattttattattgaaataattaatgatgtttattAAAACCAAGGGACCttgattaaaatttgaaaaggagTAAGGTTTCAATCAGTGGAGTTGAAAAAAGAGGGATgggaacctaatttctcctaaaAGAATTATTGTGATGTCATTCAAATTCTAGGATATGATAGAACAAAAATCCTACAAATAGCATTGAACTGATTTCCTGTTCTAACACGAGAAGGAGCCTTTGAAATTCGAAGTTTTTCATGCGTTGTTTAGAAGTAGGAGCTCTTACAAACTTCGAAATCTTGTTACCGTGTTATGGAGCCTATCTGGCAAGCTTCCGCATTTCTGCAACATATTCATCTTCTCGTGCGTTTTGCCTATAGAAGCACTCAATATGTTTGTGTTAATCTTGGATTTCCTTTTTCCGTTGATGGCTGCAGCGGAGAGACGGACGGCGTTGCACGACTCAAGTCGATGACTCGAAACGTGTGGTCTAGTGTAATTTATAGACGTGGGCAGAAGCAACTCACTCGACTGTTCCTCAAGGAAGCGGAACACGCCCTGCAATTAGCCCTCAGCGAAGGGAACTGACTGTGTTAAATCATGCAAGCCTTAGTTTCCGATTTGGGATGTTCGTAATAAAAGCTCCTTCTGTACACAGCTAGAAGCCTAGAAGTGCTTTCTGAACCGGCTAGTGCTTGTAATTATTCTTTTTGGTTCATGCTAGTCATTATTTGTTACCCGCATCCAAGTAGTGGCCAAAGTTTTGCTTCCCAACTTCTTTTGGGTATTAATCTATGTTAAACTTCGAGACATGTTATTCCACAGTGAAAGAAAATACCAAATTATGGCAGTTTTGGTGCCTGAC contains the following coding sequences:
- the LOC137735050 gene encoding ribosomal lysine N-methyltransferase set10, producing the protein MATSSREEAKLERFLHWLQVNGAELRGCKINYSDSNKGFGIFSANDVSDGVLLVVPLDLAITPMRVLQDPLLGPECRAMFEEGDVDDRFLMILYLTVERLRKNSSWKPYLDMLPTTFGNPLWFTDDELLELKGTTLYRATELQKKSLVSLYDNKLKALVKKLLTLDRDLERDVCFEDFLWSNSLFWTRALNIPLPYSYVFPKIQEGSASDGKNIEVSTNICKEELVNGKDEKGCHVEGVDIPVSKVTSTPKQKETVWVEGLVPGIDFCNHDIKAAATWEVDETGSITGVPNSMYLLSAGQPLQVDAEISISYGSKGNEELLYLYGFVLDGNPDDYLMVHYPVEAIQNVPFADSKAQLLEAQKAEMRCLLPRSFLDHGFFPVGNSNTEGSEKCKIDHVCSYSWSGQRKMPSYSHRLVFPESFLTALRTIAMTEDELFQVSSLLEELVQSREGRQPSDSEVQAAVWEACGDSGALQILVDLLNMRMTDLQESSGTEDSDTILLEKTRITESANQQNENNLSGETDGVARLKSMTRNVWSSVIYRRGQKQLTRLFLKEAEHALQLALSEGN